Part of the Halalkalibacter krulwichiae genome is shown below.
ATGGCTCCTAAATGCGCTTTTTTCATTTCCTCAATGACCATTTTCGCCTTTTGCTCCTCCATTGCTGCTAATGAACAAAGATGATCTACAACTACTTTCCCTTGATAGTGAAATTGCTTCGTTTTTTCGGCTATGTACAACACTGTATCAACAGCTGGATCATCGCTCTCATCTGTATGAAGATCGAGCGGCAAGTTGTGTTGTTTTGCATAAGAGAAAATCTCATCGATACACTCTAATGGCTTTTCACTAATGTGAGGAGCACCCCCAACGCCATCGATATCCATTTTTAACATTTTTTCAATTTTCGTTCGATCAAGATCAGTATAAGGATAATAGGGCAGCATCGGATAGACCTGAATCGTCATGACAGAAGCTAGCTCTCGCTTTAATTCTAGGGCCATTCTGATTCCACGAAAGGTCGTTTCTTCCTGGACTCTCGTATTAAAGTCAATATGAGTCCGTATCGTAGTCGTTCCATGAGCTAAGGCTCCTAAAGCCGTTTTTCTCATCCGCTCTTTCACTTGTTCATCCGTAAACGATTCGGATGCTTTCGTATAACTCTCTATCGCTTCTAGCAAAGTGCCACTTTTGTTTTCAGCAACAAAAAGGGTATGCGACTTATCTAGATGCATATGAGCATCGACCATTCCTGGTAAAAGGATCCGTCCTTCCCCGTCCCAGACAATATCATTTGTCGTCATTAATTCTTCTTGCAAATAAGAAAACGCGCGCTCCCCCTTTACCTTTGATGGATGAGGAACTAACTCGACAACAGAACCATCTTTAATCGAAATAGTGTAAAATAGTTCTTTATCCAACGTTGGAATCTTAACATTGACGATTTTCATATTCATTTCTCTTCCTCCTTCAAACAAAATCAAGCTTTTCATCATTTAACTTCAGTGTATCAGCTACATGTAAAACGGTTTGCTGTAAAGGAGTCTCAGCTATGATATGTCCTTGTGAGATTACTACTTCGGCGACTGGTTGTCTTCTTATTAGATCATGAGCATCGCTTGCGGTTACGAGCAGTAAATTAGCCAAACACCCTTTCTTAATCCCATAGTTATCTATGTTTAATATTTTAGCTGGGGTGGATGTAATCATTTCAAACACGTCTTGAAAGTCGTCCAATCCCGTCATATGGGCTAAATGAATAAGCATATGACAAGCATTAAGCAAAGATCCTGTACCTAATGGATAAAAAGGGCTTAAAAAATCATCATGGGCAATAGCAACAGGGACACCCGCCTCATGTAGATCTTTTACCCTTGTAATTCCCCGACCTTTTGGCCATGAGTCAAGACGCCCTTGCATGACACTACTTATAAGCGGAGCCGTCACCACATTGATTTCAGCCCTTTTCACCAAACTGATTACTTTTCTAACGTAAGCTTCATTATAATAGCTCATTGCATTTAGATGACTAACGGTCACGCGTTCTTTTAGCCCAGATTCATAAGCAAGATCTGCGACAACTTCAAGATACCGTGATTGGAGATCATCAATTTCATCACAAAAGATATGGAGAAAGCAATTGCTCTCTTGCGCTCGTTGAAAGCAATAGACAAGAGAGGCCACTCCCTTTTCACGTGTTGGCTCAAGATGAGGAACAGCACTAATCCCGTCGATTCCAAGTGCAATTGCTTGATCAAGCTGCTCTCTTCCTGCTTGCGAACTGAGGCCGCTTTGTGGAAAGGCAACCAATTGTAGTGCCATAAAAGGGGCAACTTGTTTCTTTACTTGAAGCAATGCTTTTAAGGCAATCAAATTAGGGTCTGAGACATCCACCATGCTTCTCATAAAAAGCACACCTTGCCCCGCCATTGTTCGAATGACGTCAAGAGCTCTTGACGTGACCTCCTTCTCCGTCATCGTTTGCCGATACTCATTCCATAATTTAATGCCCTCAAACAATTCACCTGATTGGTTAAATGCCGGAAACCCGCATGTCAACGCCGTATCTAAATGAATGTGTGATTCAACATAGGGCGGTAGTACAACTCTTCCTTTCCCATCAATTGTTTTAAGTGCAGAGTCTGAGATCGACCCAATGGCTACGATTCGGTCTTGTTTGATGCCAATATCGATTGACTCGCTATCAGTTAACCTGCGGACACCTTTAATGAGGAGATCATACAATCTGATCACCTGCCAATGCTAGACGATTCGTTTTTCCTGGGTTTAAAAGATCAAACGGATCATTATGCATTTTCGCATCGCAAATAGCGTCAATCCAATCATCTTTTCCCCCTTCCTCTAATACATACGTATGAGGGTTGCTTACTTTAATCCCGCATTCACGGAACGTTGCAATGATTTCTTGTAGTCGTTCAATTGTCGTAAACCGAATGATTGGTTGTGAGTTCGGCACAACCTTACCACCGGCTTTAATCCATTCAAAATGAATCAGTACCTCATCTTGATACACCTTTTTTAATGTCCTCACCTGAGAAAGATAATCTCTTGGATCGAACCGCCCTTGAAGATACGTATCAGTTGGATGTCTGTTCAACCACCAAAGGGTAACATGGTTCCAACTGAAGTCACTACTCCGTAACTTATGTTTCTTTATATATTCAGAAAAGGATGCAGCAATAGTTCCGCCATCGTTTTCTACTTGTTGCTTAACCTTTTCAATATGACAAGAATCAATTTGCAGTAAGACGGTTGCTGTTCTTGCATTTGTAAACGTTTCAATCGGACGAAAAGCAGCTGATAACGGAGCTTCACACACGGAGACTAAACGCTTTTTTATAATCGGATCATTTGCAACCTTCTCTGAAAAAAGAAGCGCTTGATCAAGTCCGGTAAAATGAACGAACAGATCAACCCAATTCGTTCTTGGAGCTAACGCCAAAGTCGCTTCTAAGATGATCCCAGATATCCCATAGCTATGAATATATTGAGCTAGTTCTTCTTTCGATTGGACTAGTTGCTTTCTTGGTGTTTCTTCCATTGTTAAAATCGTCAGAGACAAAATATTTCCTTCATCCCATAACGTTCCATATTCAATAGAACCTATTCCCCCTGTTCCACCCGCAATAAACCCTGCGACCGTTGATTTCAAATACGTGCTAGGGAAAAAGCGGAGCTCTTGATCGCTTTCTTTTAGCAAACGTTCAATTGTGCCAAGCTTAACACCAGCTTGAAATGTTCCTGCTCCTTTCTCAATGTAAATGACGTTTGTTAGCCGACTTGTATCTAACACAATCCCGCCCTTTAGTGGCACAATTTGACCATAGTTCCCCGTTCCTCCCCCTCTTACTACAATTGGAACTTTGTATCTTACGGCAAATTTTATAATGTCAATTAACTCTTTTTCTGATCTTGGTGATAGCACACAATCTCCAAAACGATCAGTAAGTTGTTCACGTAGGATAGGTGAATACCAATAATAATCTTGAGACATACGTTTGACATATTTCTCTTTTTTATTAATGACTTCTTTTTCAAATTCCGTATCTACTTTTTGTAGCCAATTCGTTGAACAATCCATCACAAACCTCCCTAATAAAGAAGGTACAGCTACGTCTTTGGCTGCACCTTCTTCTTCCGTTAGTGTTTTAATCCAGATTCAATTTCCCCTACTAGTCGACTGAACTCATTTGTACTTCTAAACGATTCATTGCGCTCATAAGGTGGGACTTCATATACGTTCGTAATTCGACCTGGTCTTGCACTCATAACAGCAATTTTCGTTGATAGAAAGACTGACTCAAACACATTATGAGTGATAAACAAAACAGTCATATTCGTTTTTTCCCAAATACGTAGCAGCTCATAATGCAAGTTTTGTCTCGTCATTTCATCTAAAGCTCCAAACGGCTCATCCATTAACAATAGTTTCGGTTTAGCAATTAATGATCGCGCGATCGAAACCCTCATCTGCATTCCGCCTGATAGTTGCCTCGGCAAAGCTTTCTCATAACCTTCTAATCCAACCATCTCAAGCACATTCATCGCTTTTTCATAGCGCTCTTTTTTGGCAACTCCCTTTAATTCTAATGGCAATGCCACATTATCGATTACTGGCTTCCACGGCAGCAAGGTCGCATGCTGAAACACAAAGCCAACTTCATCCCGATTAATCACGGTGTCTGTTGATGTTGGAGTAATCATTTCAATTGCACCTGTAGTCGGTTCGCTTAAGCCTGCGATAATTTTGAAAATAGTTGATTTCCCACAGCCAGAAGGCCCGACAAACGACATAAACTCGCCTTCTTCGATATCAAGATTTACTTCACTCAAAGCGACGATCTTCTGATCATAAGTTTTGCTCACATTGTTTATCCTTAGCTTCGGCTTTTTTTGTATAAGGACATCCTCTTTCGTTGCCACCTCAATTTTCACAAGCTTCCTCTCCTTCTAAACAAACTGCGGCTTTTTGAATTGGTCCATCTCAAATGTGCTTATAACTTGTAATGTATGGGCTGCAGCTACACTTAAACGCTTTAATACTTCCTCACCCTTCTCCTTTGTCGCTTGCTGTGCATTTCCGGCAATCCCTGAGTCTGAAAGGTCATTAATGATCCAAGCTACATAAGGCCCACCTTTGATTCCGACATGAGCCTCGTAATCAAAAAATTCATTTGGCGCCTGATCCATGTTCACCCATTCTTCTTCTAAGGAAAGAATAAGCGATGTCTCAACCTCACCTCCGTGAATCCCAAAGGTGAGTTCTTCCTCTGAAAACAGTTGCGCTAACTCTTGTTTATGATCCATCGCATTCATTCGAAATACCATCAGCTCTGTTTCAATTCTGAGATCGCGGGCAACCATGTTTAATAAGTCAACGTTTCCACCATGTGTATTAAATAATACGATTCTTCTAAATCCACTTGTCTTCACACTTCTGCCAACATCCATAATGACTTGCCGCAACGTTTCGGTTGATAACGTAATTGTACCCGGATGACCTAAATGTTCTGTACTTTTTCCATATGGCAAAGGCGGCAACATCCAAACGTGATCTTGCTCGGAAAGAAGATTAAAAGCTGATGCTAATAGCCCTTCAGCAATGAGTGTATCGGTGTATACAGGTAAATGTGGACCATGTTGTTCAACAGCTCCAACCGGCAAGACGACTACTCCTTTTTCTTTATCCAAGTGTTGAACTTCTTTAGAAGATAGCCTTGGCAAGAAAAATTCCTGCCACGCCTTGCTATTTTGTCTTTGTTTCATGTGACTTGCCCCTCCTTTAATTACTAGTTCAAAAAGTCAGTTGTAAATACTTCTTCTGCTGGAATTTGTGAGTCTAGTAGCTCTAAGCCTACTAATTGGTCTATTAAAGTTTGCCAGCGTTCCTCTGACATATATCCAACCCCATGAGTTACTGCGTCGTCACCAAATACCAACTCCTCCATTTTTTCCGTTGCATAAGCCATTTGCTCAACAGTTTTATCAGGATTTAGTTCAATGATATAGTCATAAACTTTTTCCGGATCTTCTTTAAACGCTTCCCAGCCCTTCTTTGTTGCATCTACATATGCTTGAACGATTTCAGGATGCTCTTCGATAAAATCTTTTGTCGTAAATAACACATCACCATATGGGGAATAACCAGAATCAGCAATAAGCAAATGCCCTGTTTCAACTCCTTCTTCCATTAAGTAATAAGGCTCTGACGTCACATACATTTGCGAAGCTGCTTTTTCATTTGCAACAAATGTAGAGTTATCTCCTGTATAGACACGATTTTGTGATTGTTCAATGTCATATTCGCTTACTAAGTATTCCCAATATCCAGCACCTGCGGCTGTATAAATCTCATAACCATCTCCTAAATCATCGA
Proteins encoded:
- a CDS encoding creatininase family protein, whose protein sequence is MKQRQNSKAWQEFFLPRLSSKEVQHLDKEKGVVVLPVGAVEQHGPHLPVYTDTLIAEGLLASAFNLLSEQDHVWMLPPLPYGKSTEHLGHPGTITLSTETLRQVIMDVGRSVKTSGFRRIVLFNTHGGNVDLLNMVARDLRIETELMVFRMNAMDHKQELAQLFSEEELTFGIHGGEVETSLILSLEEEWVNMDQAPNEFFDYEAHVGIKGGPYVAWIINDLSDSGIAGNAQQATKEKGEEVLKRLSVAAAHTLQVISTFEMDQFKKPQFV
- a CDS encoding FAD-binding oxidoreductase; this encodes MDCSTNWLQKVDTEFEKEVINKKEKYVKRMSQDYYWYSPILREQLTDRFGDCVLSPRSEKELIDIIKFAVRYKVPIVVRGGGTGNYGQIVPLKGGIVLDTSRLTNVIYIEKGAGTFQAGVKLGTIERLLKESDQELRFFPSTYLKSTVAGFIAGGTGGIGSIEYGTLWDEGNILSLTILTMEETPRKQLVQSKEELAQYIHSYGISGIILEATLALAPRTNWVDLFVHFTGLDQALLFSEKVANDPIIKKRLVSVCEAPLSAAFRPIETFTNARTATVLLQIDSCHIEKVKQQVENDGGTIAASFSEYIKKHKLRSSDFSWNHVTLWWLNRHPTDTYLQGRFDPRDYLSQVRTLKKVYQDEVLIHFEWIKAGGKVVPNSQPIIRFTTIERLQEIIATFRECGIKVSNPHTYVLEEGGKDDWIDAICDAKMHNDPFDLLNPGKTNRLALAGDQIV
- a CDS encoding ABC transporter substrate-binding protein; this encodes MVKKLFASMTLLIALTACGETEVEEVTTETEREDTTIEANESAELFEMKQITSWFPQVENAGQYYAQMEGYYEEAGIEMTTEPGGPQVSSISIVSSKSAQFGMAQADQVLYAINEGIPLVAVFANFQKTPQGIMFHKDQQIESFDDLGDGYEIYTAAGAGYWEYLVSEYDIEQSQNRVYTGDNSTFVANEKAASQMYVTSEPYYLMEEGVETGHLLIADSGYSPYGDVLFTTKDFIEEHPEIVQAYVDATKKGWEAFKEDPEKVYDYIIELNPDKTVEQMAYATEKMEELVFGDDAVTHGVGYMSEERWQTLIDQLVGLELLDSQIPAEEVFTTDFLN
- a CDS encoding amidohydrolase family protein, whose translation is MNMKIVNVKIPTLDKELFYTISIKDGSVVELVPHPSKVKGERAFSYLQEELMTTNDIVWDGEGRILLPGMVDAHMHLDKSHTLFVAENKSGTLLEAIESYTKASESFTDEQVKERMRKTALGALAHGTTTIRTHIDFNTRVQEETTFRGIRMALELKRELASVMTIQVYPMLPYYPYTDLDRTKIEKMLKMDIDGVGGAPHISEKPLECIDEIFSYAKQHNLPLDLHTDESDDPAVDTVLYIAEKTKQFHYQGKVVVDHLCSLAAMEEQKAKMVIEEMKKAHLGAITLPAANLYLQGRGDTGIIRRGITRVRELLEAGVPIATASDNVCDPFHPFGRGDLLQIAQLTGYTAHLGGKEDIPTLLKMITDIPAKLTGKQEKGIATGQQADFVIIDATSVERLFAELPQTRAVFGGGRWLVSTTTSRHYEVNGSIQLGRG
- a CDS encoding ABC transporter ATP-binding protein; its protein translation is MKIEVATKEDVLIQKKPKLRINNVSKTYDQKIVALSEVNLDIEEGEFMSFVGPSGCGKSTIFKIIAGLSEPTTGAIEMITPTSTDTVINRDEVGFVFQHATLLPWKPVIDNVALPLELKGVAKKERYEKAMNVLEMVGLEGYEKALPRQLSGGMQMRVSIARSLIAKPKLLLMDEPFGALDEMTRQNLHYELLRIWEKTNMTVLFITHNVFESVFLSTKIAVMSARPGRITNVYEVPPYERNESFRSTNEFSRLVGEIESGLKH
- a CDS encoding amidohydrolase family protein, which gives rise to MYDLLIKGVRRLTDSESIDIGIKQDRIVAIGSISDSALKTIDGKGRVVLPPYVESHIHLDTALTCGFPAFNQSGELFEGIKLWNEYRQTMTEKEVTSRALDVIRTMAGQGVLFMRSMVDVSDPNLIALKALLQVKKQVAPFMALQLVAFPQSGLSSQAGREQLDQAIALGIDGISAVPHLEPTREKGVASLVYCFQRAQESNCFLHIFCDEIDDLQSRYLEVVADLAYESGLKERVTVSHLNAMSYYNEAYVRKVISLVKRAEINVVTAPLISSVMQGRLDSWPKGRGITRVKDLHEAGVPVAIAHDDFLSPFYPLGTGSLLNACHMLIHLAHMTGLDDFQDVFEMITSTPAKILNIDNYGIKKGCLANLLLVTASDAHDLIRRQPVAEVVISQGHIIAETPLQQTVLHVADTLKLNDEKLDFV